From the genome of Halomonas sp. 1513, one region includes:
- a CDS encoding dethiobiotin synthase — translation MKAYFVTGTDTDAGKTLVACGLLALARRQGLTTQGLKPIASGCDETPDGLRNRDALALQAVSHPPLGYAEVNPFAFAPAIAPHLAARQAEVTLSLSALAERLVPRLAEGRDVTLVEGAGGWRVPLDAEEDLAGLARLLALPVILVVGVRLGAINHARLTLEAIRRDGVRVAGWVANRLDPHMDAAEDNLSSLSQYLDAPCLGQVPYLIQPTPAGVADYLHLPE, via the coding sequence ATGAAAGCCTACTTCGTCACCGGCACCGACACCGACGCCGGCAAGACCCTGGTGGCCTGCGGGCTGCTGGCCCTGGCCCGCCGCCAGGGCCTGACCACCCAGGGGCTCAAGCCCATCGCGTCGGGCTGCGATGAAACCCCCGACGGCCTGCGCAACCGCGATGCCCTCGCCCTGCAGGCGGTCAGTCACCCGCCGCTCGGCTATGCCGAGGTCAACCCCTTTGCCTTCGCCCCGGCCATCGCCCCGCATCTCGCCGCTCGTCAGGCCGAGGTCACGCTGAGCCTCTCCGCGCTGGCCGAGCGGCTGGTACCGCGGCTGGCCGAGGGGCGCGATGTCACGCTGGTGGAGGGCGCCGGCGGCTGGCGGGTCCCACTCGACGCCGAAGAGGATCTCGCCGGCCTGGCCCGCCTGCTCGCCCTGCCGGTGATCCTGGTGGTCGGTGTACGGCTGGGGGCGATCAACCACGCCCGCCTGACCCTGGAGGCGATACGTCGCGACGGCGTTCGCGTCGCCGGCTGGGTCGCCAACCGGCTCGATCCGCACATGGACGCCGCCGAGGACAATCTGTCCAGCCTCTCCCAGTACCTGGACGCCCCCTGCCTGGGCCAGGTGCCCTACCTGATTCAGCCCACGCCCGCGGGGGTCGCCGACTACCTGCATCTGCCGGAATAA
- a CDS encoding SAM-dependent methyltransferase: MPASVAAPDWQRNVAQSFSRAAPRYLALAGAQQRMGEALWQHLPSRATTILDLGCGPGHWTTRLAAHYRTSVLGLDLAPGMLAEARRRSAGRGQWLCADAARLPLADASLDLVFSNLALQWCPDPEQTFGELHRVLAPGGTALINTLAPGTLAEVAEAWPRPRALLDFAAPARVVAACRSAGLGVVVEQVSERFHYPDFGAVMASIKGVGAQRPAPPGQAPLTRRDLQCARQRYERFRETAGLPVTYQRLTLILQRGPHPTPSSETSP, encoded by the coding sequence ATGCCCGCCTCGGTTGCTGCCCCCGACTGGCAGCGCAACGTGGCGCAAAGCTTCAGCCGCGCCGCGCCACGCTACCTGGCCCTGGCCGGCGCCCAGCAGCGCATGGGCGAGGCGCTCTGGCAGCATCTCCCGAGCCGCGCCACCACCATCCTCGACCTGGGCTGCGGCCCGGGGCACTGGACCACGCGCCTCGCCGCGCACTATCGCACCAGCGTCCTGGGCCTCGACCTGGCCCCGGGCATGCTGGCCGAGGCCCGGCGACGCTCTGCCGGGCGTGGCCAATGGCTATGCGCCGACGCCGCGCGCCTGCCGCTGGCCGACGCCAGCCTAGACCTGGTGTTTTCCAACCTGGCACTGCAGTGGTGCCCGGACCCGGAGCAGACGTTCGGCGAACTTCATCGCGTGCTGGCCCCCGGCGGCACGGCGCTGATCAACACCCTGGCCCCCGGCACCCTGGCCGAAGTGGCCGAGGCCTGGCCACGGCCGAGGGCGCTGCTCGACTTTGCGGCGCCGGCGCGGGTCGTTGCTGCCTGCCGGAGTGCCGGCCTCGGGGTCGTCGTCGAGCAGGTCAGCGAGCGCTTTCACTACCCGGACTTCGGCGCGGTCATGGCGTCGATCAAGGGTGTCGGTGCGCAGCGCCCAGCCCCACCGGGGCAGGCGCCGTTGACCCGTCGCGACCTGCAGTGCGCCCGCCAGCGCTACGAACGTTTCCGCGAGACCGCGGGCCTGCCGGTCACCTACCAGCGCCTGACCCTGATCCTGCAGCGCGGGCCCCATCCCACCCCGTCGAGCGAGACGAGCCCATGA
- a CDS encoding alpha/beta hydrolase produces MPRLTLLHGWGVDARIWHTLAPHWSNGWEVATPDWPGYGEQPALDRPADLDALAAAMADALPADAVWVGWSLGGLLAAALSQTLPAPRGLIMLGMGPRFHHPAAVSEAALNDFCRAFARAPAASWRHFLRWQAGGEASPRDTYRRLTGLLGDTPPAALPTLSAGLAQLGELDAQHLVSAAPCPVAWLYGTRDPMLAPDGLPPGAEALPDSGHCAMLSQPAALACALQRLADGLSHTSTMERQ; encoded by the coding sequence ATGCCACGCCTGACCCTGCTGCACGGCTGGGGCGTCGATGCGCGCATCTGGCACACCCTGGCGCCCCACTGGTCCAACGGCTGGGAGGTCGCCACCCCCGACTGGCCCGGCTACGGTGAGCAGCCCGCGCTGGATAGGCCCGCTGACCTCGATGCGCTGGCCGCGGCGATGGCCGATGCGCTGCCCGCAGATGCCGTGTGGGTCGGCTGGTCGCTGGGCGGGCTGCTGGCCGCCGCGCTCAGCCAAACGCTGCCCGCCCCGCGCGGCCTGATCATGCTCGGCATGGGGCCGCGCTTCCACCACCCGGCCGCGGTGAGCGAGGCCGCGCTGAACGACTTTTGCCGCGCCTTCGCCCGCGCCCCCGCGGCCAGCTGGCGACATTTCCTGCGCTGGCAGGCAGGCGGCGAAGCGTCGCCGCGCGATACCTACCGCCGCCTCACCGGCCTGCTCGGCGACACCCCGCCGGCGGCGTTGCCGACGCTGAGCGCCGGCCTGGCCCAGCTTGGCGAGCTCGACGCCCAGCACCTGGTATCGGCCGCACCCTGCCCGGTGGCCTGGCTATACGGCACCCGCGACCCGATGCTCGCGCCGGATGGCCTGCCACCGGGCGCCGAGGCGCTGCCCGACAGCGGCCACTGCGCGATGCTCTCGCAGCCTGCCGCGCTGGCCTGTGCGCTGCAGCGGCTGGCTGACGGCTTGAGTCACACCAGCACCATGGAGCGCCAGTGA
- a CDS encoding 8-amino-7-oxononanoate synthase, which translates to MSLWQQLERRLADQRQRGLWRQRASHAARLLDFAGNDYLGLARDPRLAEAQAEAAHRLGAGSGASHLVSGHREVHEALEQRLAALVGRPRALLFSTGYMANLAVIQTLCNAQTRLFHDRLNHASLLDGAVLAGASSRRYHHRDLDDLAKLLTRRPAASAALIISDGVFSMDGDVADVRDLAALAQRHAAVLMIDDAHGIGVLGHHGDGCVGRAIGCDEVPILVGTLGKALGSFGAFVAGDATLIESLIQFARPYRYTTALPPGVAAASLAALDIIDTQPERRARLHANIALFHRLASAAGLPLLDSHTPIQPLLLGDAARALAWQASLAAHGCQVAAIRPPTVPAGTARLRITLSAAHSPAMIEHLVAALIACQAQERDARCHA; encoded by the coding sequence ATGAGCCTCTGGCAGCAGCTCGAGCGCCGCCTGGCCGATCAGCGCCAGCGCGGCCTATGGCGCCAGCGTGCCAGCCACGCGGCCAGGCTGCTGGACTTTGCCGGCAACGACTACCTGGGCCTTGCCCGGGACCCGCGGCTGGCCGAGGCCCAGGCCGAGGCGGCCCACCGCCTGGGTGCCGGCAGCGGCGCCTCGCATCTGGTCAGCGGCCACCGCGAGGTCCACGAGGCCCTCGAGCAGCGGCTCGCCGCGCTGGTCGGCCGCCCCCGGGCGCTGCTGTTCTCCACCGGCTACATGGCCAACCTGGCTGTCATCCAGACGCTTTGCAACGCCCAGACACGGCTCTTTCACGACCGCCTCAACCACGCCTCGCTGCTCGACGGAGCGGTACTCGCGGGCGCTAGCTCGCGGCGCTACCACCATCGCGACCTCGACGACCTGGCCAAGCTGCTGACACGGCGCCCCGCCGCCAGCGCGGCACTGATCATCAGCGACGGCGTGTTCAGCATGGACGGCGACGTCGCCGATGTCCGCGACCTGGCGGCGCTGGCCCAGCGCCATGCGGCAGTGCTGATGATCGACGACGCCCACGGAATCGGCGTACTGGGGCATCACGGCGACGGCTGCGTGGGTCGCGCCATCGGCTGCGACGAGGTACCAATCCTGGTCGGCACGCTGGGCAAGGCGCTGGGCAGCTTCGGCGCCTTCGTCGCCGGCGACGCGACCCTGATCGAGTCACTGATCCAGTTCGCGCGGCCCTATCGCTACACCACGGCACTGCCTCCCGGGGTAGCCGCGGCGAGCCTGGCTGCGCTGGATATCATCGATACCCAACCCGAGCGTCGTGCGCGGCTCCACGCCAATATCGCACTGTTCCACCGCCTGGCCAGCGCCGCGGGGCTGCCGCTGCTCGACAGTCATACCCCGATCCAGCCGCTGCTGCTGGGCGATGCGGCCCGCGCCCTCGCCTGGCAGGCCAGCCTCGCCGCTCACGGCTGCCAGGTCGCTGCGATTCGGCCGCCGACGGTTCCCGCCGGCACGGCGCGCCTGCGCATCACACTCTCCGCCGCGCATTCGCCGGCGATGATCGAGCACCTGGTCGCGGCACTGATCGCCTGCCAGGCGCAGGAGCGAGACGCGCGATGCCACGCCTGA
- a CDS encoding biotin synthase BioB — protein sequence MTLATDTAVRHDWHLDEIQALFALPFNDLLYRAQQVHRAHFDANAVQVATLLSIKTGACPEDCKYCPQSGHYNTGLDKEKLLEIDKVVEQAAAAKAAGASRFCMGAAWRSPRERDLDVVLEMVKRVKALGLETCMTLGMVDGDQAARLADAGLDYYNHNLDTSPEYYGEIITTRSYGDRLDTLGHVRDAGMKVCSGGILGMGEAPADRAGLMQQLARLTPHPESVPINMLVKVPGTPLENVEDLDPIEFVRAIAVARILMPRSHVRLSAGREQMDESTQALAFLAGANSIFHGDTLLTTENPSVVRDRAMFDKLGLHPEAPRYYDATATGIAEHA from the coding sequence ATGACCTTAGCCACCGATACCGCCGTGCGCCACGACTGGCACCTGGACGAGATCCAGGCGCTGTTTGCCCTGCCCTTCAACGACCTGCTGTATCGCGCCCAGCAGGTGCACCGCGCCCACTTCGACGCCAACGCCGTGCAAGTGGCCACCCTGCTCTCGATCAAGACCGGCGCCTGCCCCGAGGACTGCAAGTACTGCCCCCAGTCGGGCCACTACAACACCGGGCTCGACAAGGAGAAGCTGCTCGAGATCGACAAGGTGGTCGAACAGGCCGCTGCCGCCAAGGCCGCCGGCGCCAGCCGCTTCTGCATGGGCGCCGCCTGGCGCAGCCCGCGGGAGCGCGACCTCGACGTGGTGCTGGAGATGGTCAAACGGGTCAAGGCGCTGGGGCTCGAGACCTGCATGACGCTGGGGATGGTAGACGGTGACCAGGCGGCGCGCCTGGCCGATGCCGGCCTCGACTACTACAACCACAATCTCGACACTTCCCCCGAGTACTACGGCGAGATCATCACCACCCGCAGCTATGGCGATCGCCTCGATACCCTCGGGCATGTGCGCGACGCCGGCATGAAGGTCTGCTCCGGCGGCATTCTCGGCATGGGCGAGGCACCCGCCGACCGCGCCGGACTGATGCAGCAGCTGGCACGGCTGACCCCGCACCCCGAGTCGGTACCGATCAACATGCTGGTCAAGGTCCCGGGCACGCCGCTCGAAAACGTTGAGGACCTGGACCCCATCGAATTCGTCCGCGCCATCGCCGTGGCGCGTATCCTGATGCCCAGGAGCCACGTGCGACTCTCTGCCGGTCGCGAGCAGATGGATGAGTCGACCCAGGCGCTGGCGTTTCTGGCCGGCGCCAACTCGATCTTCCACGGTGACACCCTGCTGACCACCGAGAATCCCAGCGTGGTCCGCGACCGCGCCATGTTCGACAAGCTCGGCCTGCACCCGGAAGCGCCGCGCTACTACGATGCCACCGCGACGGGCATCGCCGAGCACGCCTGA
- a CDS encoding amidophosphoribosyltransferase produces MIRPMPLLSTAWVGKVDRALRQALPGRCHFCLAPSLPEAPWCEACLVTLPWNLPACPRCAEPLPPLTPAGLACGACLSQPPSFVRARVALRYADEVALLIQGFKFSASPRAGAVLLALLEHQLRGVEQLPEALVAVPLHPRRARERGFDQVAWLAERLARRLGVPLIEARRLRHTPSQVGLSRKARRHNLKKAFSVERALPAHVAILDDIVTTGATCEALAQACQARGATLVEVWAVARTPRQ; encoded by the coding sequence ATGATAAGGCCTATGCCACTTCTGTCAACTGCGTGGGTAGGGAAGGTTGACAGGGCGCTGCGCCAAGCGCTTCCCGGTCGCTGCCACTTCTGCCTGGCTCCCTCGTTACCCGAGGCGCCGTGGTGTGAGGCGTGCCTGGTGACGCTGCCGTGGAACCTGCCGGCCTGCCCGCGCTGTGCCGAGCCGCTACCGCCCTTGACGCCGGCCGGCCTGGCCTGCGGCGCCTGCCTTAGCCAGCCGCCGAGTTTCGTCCGGGCGCGGGTCGCGCTGCGCTATGCTGATGAGGTGGCGCTGTTGATCCAGGGCTTCAAGTTCTCGGCCTCGCCGCGGGCGGGGGCGGTGCTGCTGGCGCTGCTCGAACACCAGCTGCGCGGGGTGGAGCAGCTGCCCGAGGCGCTGGTGGCGGTACCGCTGCATCCGCGGCGCGCGCGAGAGCGCGGCTTCGATCAGGTTGCCTGGCTGGCCGAGCGCCTGGCCCGGCGTCTGGGCGTGCCGCTGATCGAGGCGCGGCGGCTACGCCATACGCCGAGCCAGGTGGGCCTGAGCCGCAAGGCACGGCGCCACAACCTCAAGAAGGCCTTCAGCGTCGAGCGGGCGCTACCGGCGCATGTCGCCATCCTCGACGATATCGTCACCACCGGGGCGACCTGTGAGGCGCTGGCCCAGGCCTGCCAGGCCCGCGGTGCGACGCTGGTCGAGGTATGGGCGGTGGCGCGCACGCCGCGACAGTGA
- a CDS encoding stress response serine/threonine protein kinase YihE: MADTPHPFERLSPARIVAAVESLGLWLPGEPFALNSYENRVFLLSDDERRRWVAKFYRPGRWRDAQIQEEHDFLLELAEAGVPVAAPWRNAAGETLHHWEGFRLTLFPQVSGQAPELENPEHLFALGELIGKVHAVGARRAFTTRLSLNLNEMVEEGRATVLGGPWLTRRQRDAYARISGALAEQLRDYRWPEEAAIRLHGDCHLGNMLGRDVEFSLVDFDDALMGPRVQDLWMLLTAQTPEELQWQLSEILEGYEQEADFPRSELALIEPLRTLRLLRHSAWLTARWEDPAFPRAFPWAAEEGYWDQHIRSLEQQRQALEQHPRWLAAY, from the coding sequence ATGGCGGACACCCCTCACCCCTTCGAACGGCTCAGCCCGGCGCGCATCGTGGCAGCGGTGGAGTCGCTGGGCCTGTGGCTGCCCGGCGAGCCCTTTGCCCTCAACAGCTATGAAAACCGGGTATTTCTGTTGAGCGACGACGAGCGGCGCCGCTGGGTGGCCAAGTTCTACCGCCCGGGGCGCTGGCGCGATGCCCAGATCCAGGAGGAGCACGACTTCCTGCTCGAACTGGCCGAGGCTGGCGTGCCGGTCGCCGCGCCTTGGCGCAACGCCGCCGGGGAGACGCTGCACCACTGGGAGGGCTTCCGCCTGACGCTGTTTCCCCAGGTCTCGGGTCAGGCCCCGGAACTCGAGAATCCCGAGCACCTGTTCGCGCTGGGGGAGTTGATCGGCAAGGTGCACGCCGTAGGCGCGCGGCGGGCGTTCACCACCCGCCTGAGCCTGAACCTGAACGAGATGGTCGAGGAGGGGCGCGCCACGGTGCTGGGCGGCCCCTGGCTGACGCGCCGCCAGCGCGACGCCTACGCGCGTATCAGCGGCGCGTTGGCTGAGCAGCTGCGCGACTATCGCTGGCCTGAGGAGGCAGCGATTCGCCTGCACGGCGACTGCCACCTCGGCAATATGCTGGGCCGCGACGTCGAGTTCAGCCTGGTCGACTTCGACGATGCGCTGATGGGGCCGCGGGTGCAGGATCTATGGATGCTGCTCACCGCCCAGACGCCGGAGGAGCTGCAGTGGCAGCTCTCGGAGATACTCGAGGGGTACGAGCAGGAGGCCGACTTCCCGCGCAGCGAGCTGGCGCTGATCGAGCCGCTGCGCACGCTGCGACTGCTGCGCCACAGCGCCTGGCTGACGGCGCGCTGGGAGGACCCGGCGTTTCCCCGCGCCTTCCCCTGGGCCGCCGAGGAGGGCTACTGGGACCAGCATATTCGCAGCCTGGAGCAGCAGCGCCAGGCGCTGGAGCAGCACCCGCGCTGGCTGGCCGCTTACTGA
- a CDS encoding GTP cyclohydrolase I FolE — translation MTQELANHYRQIIAGLGEDPQREGLRDTPKRAAKAMQFLTRGYHQSLEELINGAVFESETDEMVLVKDIELYSMCEHHLLPFIGKCHIAYLPNGRVLGLSKFARIVDMYARRMQIQENLTRQIAEAVLQVTDARGVGVVIEAKHMCMMMRGVEKQNSSMTSSVMLGAFRENQPTRQEFLTLVNGR, via the coding sequence ATGACCCAAGAGCTCGCCAACCACTATCGCCAGATCATTGCCGGACTGGGTGAAGACCCCCAGCGCGAAGGGCTGCGCGATACCCCCAAGCGGGCCGCCAAGGCCATGCAGTTTCTGACCCGCGGCTACCATCAATCGCTCGAGGAACTGATCAACGGCGCGGTATTCGAGTCGGAAACCGACGAGATGGTACTGGTCAAGGATATCGAGCTCTACTCGATGTGCGAGCACCACCTGCTGCCGTTCATCGGCAAGTGCCATATCGCCTACCTGCCCAATGGTCGCGTACTCGGCCTGTCCAAATTTGCCCGCATCGTCGACATGTACGCACGGCGCATGCAGATCCAGGAAAACCTGACCCGCCAGATCGCCGAGGCGGTGCTTCAGGTGACCGACGCCCGCGGCGTGGGCGTGGTCATCGAGGCCAAGCACATGTGCATGATGATGCGCGGGGTCGAAAAGCAGAACTCGAGCATGACCAGCTCGGTGATGCTGGGTGCCTTCCGCGAGAACCAGCCGACGCGCCAGGAGTTCTTGACCCTGGTCAACGGACGCTGA
- a CDS encoding dihydroneopterin triphosphate 2'-epimerase, producing the protein MPLHALDDQHLDHDLATIRIKNLRLRTHIGIKEDEIKNRQDVVINATIRYRAARAVQFNHIDQALNYRTITKHVIAHVEDNRFLLLERMTREVLDIIMSYEQVLTAQVEIDKPHALRFADSVSITLSDSREIRRAE; encoded by the coding sequence ATGCCACTGCACGCGCTTGACGATCAGCACCTCGACCACGACCTGGCGACCATTCGCATCAAGAACCTGCGCCTGCGCACCCATATCGGCATCAAGGAAGACGAGATCAAGAACCGTCAGGACGTGGTCATCAATGCCACCATCCGCTATCGCGCGGCGCGGGCGGTGCAGTTCAACCACATCGATCAGGCGCTCAACTACCGCACCATCACCAAACACGTCATCGCCCACGTCGAGGACAATCGTTTCCTGCTGCTGGAGCGCATGACCCGCGAAGTGCTGGACATCATCATGTCCTATGAGCAGGTGCTGACGGCCCAGGTCGAGATCGACAAGCCCCACGCGCTGCGCTTCGCCGACTCGGTGTCGATCACGCTGTCGGACTCACGCGAGATCCGCCGCGCCGAGTAG
- the gabD gene encoding succinate-semialdehyde dehydrogenase (NADP(+)) (catalyzes the formation of succinate from succinate semialdehyde; NADP dependent) — translation MSSLQDSPLFRPFAYIDGSWVAADSGEQIDVINPANGEAIGRVPRLGRAETERAITAAEAAFPAWRALTALERADILMKWHDLMHEHQQELATIMTLEQGKPLKEAAGEIAYAASFLRWFAEEARRIYGETIPAASANQRVVVTKQPVGVVGAITPWNFPAAMITRKAGAALAAGCPIVVKPASQTPFSATALALLAERAGVPRGVFNVVPGRASEIAAALTESPVVRKITFTGSTEVGRTLMAQAAQHIQKISLELGGNAPFIVFEDADLDAAVDGAMAAKFRNAGQTCVCTNRFLVQSSVVNAFCEKLAVAMNSELHVGDGTQEGINIGPLIDHNAVDKVSDHVHDAVDHGAQLLLGGNPHPLGGNFFTPTLISAANDSMKVAHEETFGPLAAVFPFDDEEDAITMANDTEYGLAAYFYSRDLGRVWRVAEALEYGMVGINTGLISNPATPFGGVKASGLGREGGRQGLEEFVETKYLCIDLG, via the coding sequence ATGTCATCCCTGCAAGACAGTCCGTTATTTCGTCCCTTTGCCTATATCGATGGCAGTTGGGTCGCCGCCGACAGCGGTGAACAGATCGATGTCATCAATCCGGCCAACGGCGAGGCCATCGGCCGCGTGCCGCGTCTGGGGCGTGCCGAAACCGAGCGGGCGATTACGGCCGCCGAGGCTGCGTTTCCGGCCTGGCGCGCGCTGACCGCCCTCGAGCGCGCCGACATCCTGATGAAGTGGCACGACCTGATGCACGAGCATCAGCAGGAGCTGGCCACCATCATGACCCTCGAGCAGGGCAAGCCGCTCAAGGAAGCCGCCGGCGAGATCGCCTATGCGGCCAGCTTCCTGCGCTGGTTCGCCGAAGAGGCGCGGCGCATCTATGGCGAGACGATCCCCGCCGCCAGTGCCAATCAGCGGGTGGTGGTCACCAAGCAGCCGGTGGGCGTGGTGGGTGCCATCACGCCGTGGAATTTCCCGGCGGCGATGATCACCCGCAAGGCTGGCGCGGCGCTGGCCGCCGGCTGTCCGATCGTGGTCAAGCCGGCCAGCCAGACGCCGTTCTCGGCCACCGCGCTGGCGCTGCTCGCCGAACGTGCCGGGGTGCCGCGCGGTGTCTTCAACGTGGTCCCCGGGCGCGCCTCGGAGATCGCCGCGGCGCTCACCGAGTCGCCGGTGGTGCGCAAGATCACCTTTACCGGCTCCACCGAGGTGGGCCGTACGCTGATGGCCCAGGCGGCGCAGCATATTCAGAAGATATCGCTGGAGCTGGGCGGCAACGCGCCGTTCATCGTGTTCGAGGATGCCGATCTCGACGCTGCCGTGGATGGCGCCATGGCCGCCAAGTTCCGCAATGCCGGCCAGACCTGCGTGTGCACCAACCGCTTCCTGGTGCAGTCGAGCGTGGTCAATGCCTTCTGTGAGAAGCTGGCGGTGGCCATGAACAGCGAGCTGCACGTCGGTGACGGTACCCAGGAAGGCATCAATATCGGCCCGCTGATCGATCATAACGCCGTCGACAAGGTCAGCGATCACGTGCACGACGCCGTCGATCACGGTGCCCAGCTGCTGCTCGGCGGCAACCCGCATCCGCTGGGCGGCAACTTCTTCACCCCGACCCTGATCAGCGCCGCCAACGACAGCATGAAAGTCGCCCACGAGGAGACGTTCGGGCCGCTGGCCGCGGTGTTCCCCTTCGATGACGAAGAGGACGCCATCACCATGGCCAACGACACCGAGTACGGCCTGGCGGCCTACTTCTACTCCCGCGACCTGGGCCGGGTATGGCGCGTCGCCGAGGCGCTGGAGTACGGCATGGTGGGCATCAACACCGGGCTGATCTCCAACCCGGCAACGCCGTTCGGCGGCGTCAAGGCCTCGGGCCTGGGCCGCGAGGGCGGCCGCCAGGGGCTCGAAGAGTTCGTCGAGACTAAGTACCTGTGTATCGATCTGGGCTGA
- a CDS encoding bifunctional phosphoribosylaminoimidazolecarboxamide formyltransferase/IMP cyclohydrolase, producing MAHSASSLPVRRALLSVSDKTGIVDFARGLSEHGVELLSTGGTFRLLEEHGIAVTEVSEHTGFPEIMDGRVKTLHPKIHGGILGRRGQDDAVMAEHDIAPIDMVVVNLYPFASTVAKPDCRLEDAIENIDIGGPTMVRACAKNHAYTTIVVNADDYPRVLGELAAHQGAVSEETRFDLAVRAFEHTAGYDAAIADYLGSRVPGGEDGFPRTYNLQFHKKQSMRYGENPHQNAAFYVEADAREASVATATQLQGKALSFNNVADTDAAFECVKAFNDTACVIVKHANPCGVAVGASALDAYHKAFATDPTSAFGGIIAFNVALDADTARAIVDRQFVEVIIAPGVSEEARAIVAEKANVRLLDVADHWPGEREHAHDLKRVTGGLLVQDRDLGMVGRDELTVVSERVPSEQELRDLAFAWKVAKYVKSNAIVYAKDGQTIGVGAGQMSRVYSARIAGIKAADEGLSVPGSVMASDAFFPFRDGIDAAAAAGITAVIQPGGSMRDQEVIDAANEAGIAMVFTGMRHFKH from the coding sequence ATGGCCCACTCCGCCTCCTCGCTTCCCGTTCGCCGCGCTCTGCTCAGCGTCTCCGACAAGACCGGCATTGTCGACTTTGCCCGCGGGCTCAGCGAACACGGCGTCGAGCTGCTCTCCACCGGCGGCACCTTCCGCCTGCTCGAGGAGCACGGCATCGCAGTCACCGAGGTGTCCGAGCACACCGGCTTCCCGGAGATCATGGACGGCCGGGTCAAGACCCTGCATCCCAAGATTCACGGCGGCATCCTGGGCCGCCGCGGCCAGGACGATGCGGTGATGGCCGAGCACGACATCGCGCCCATCGACATGGTGGTGGTCAACCTCTACCCCTTCGCCAGCACCGTCGCCAAGCCCGACTGCCGCCTCGAAGATGCCATCGAGAATATCGACATCGGCGGCCCGACCATGGTCCGCGCCTGCGCCAAGAACCACGCCTATACCACCATCGTGGTCAATGCCGATGACTATCCGCGGGTGCTCGGCGAGCTGGCCGCTCATCAAGGCGCGGTAAGCGAGGAGACCCGCTTCGACCTGGCGGTGCGCGCCTTCGAGCATACCGCCGGCTACGACGCCGCCATCGCCGACTACCTGGGCAGCCGCGTGCCGGGCGGGGAAGATGGCTTCCCGCGCACCTACAACCTGCAGTTCCACAAGAAGCAGAGCATGCGCTACGGCGAGAACCCGCATCAGAACGCGGCCTTCTATGTCGAGGCCGACGCCCGCGAAGCCAGTGTCGCCACCGCCACCCAGCTGCAGGGCAAGGCGCTGTCGTTCAACAACGTCGCCGACACCGATGCCGCCTTCGAGTGCGTCAAGGCCTTCAACGACACCGCCTGCGTGATCGTCAAGCACGCCAACCCCTGTGGCGTGGCGGTGGGTGCCAGTGCGCTGGACGCCTACCACAAGGCCTTCGCCACCGACCCCACCAGCGCCTTCGGCGGCATCATCGCCTTCAACGTGGCGCTCGACGCCGACACCGCCCGCGCCATCGTCGACCGCCAGTTCGTCGAGGTGATCATCGCCCCGGGGGTCAGCGAGGAGGCCCGCGCCATCGTTGCCGAGAAGGCCAACGTGCGCCTGCTCGACGTGGCCGACCACTGGCCCGGCGAGCGTGAGCATGCCCACGACCTCAAGCGCGTCACCGGCGGCCTGCTGGTCCAGGACCGCGACCTGGGGATGGTCGGCCGCGACGAGCTGACCGTGGTCAGCGAGCGAGTGCCCAGCGAGCAGGAGCTGCGCGACCTGGCCTTCGCCTGGAAGGTCGCCAAGTACGTCAAGTCCAACGCCATCGTCTACGCCAAGGATGGCCAGACCATCGGCGTCGGCGCCGGCCAGATGAGCCGCGTCTACTCGGCGCGCATCGCCGGCATCAAGGCCGCCGACGAGGGCCTCTCGGTGCCCGGCTCGGTGATGGCCTCGGACGCCTTCTTCCCGTTCCGCGACGGCATCGACGCCGCCGCGGCGGCCGGCATCACCGCGGTGATCCAGCCCGGCGGCTCGATGCGCGACCAGGAAGTGATCGACGCCGCCAACGAGGCGGGCATTGCCATGGTGTTTACCGGTATGCGCCACTTCAAGCACTGA
- a CDS encoding Fis family transcriptional regulator → MAAALPSDDDVSLAHTPTDRPLREAVDVAMRRYFAHLDGETVTDLYAMVLAEVEAPLLTAVMDHVDGNQTRAADMLGLNRGTLRKKLKQYDLI, encoded by the coding sequence CTGGCCGCGGCGCTGCCCAGCGATGACGACGTCTCGCTGGCCCATACGCCGACCGACCGCCCGCTGCGCGAGGCGGTGGATGTCGCCATGCGACGCTACTTCGCCCACCTCGACGGCGAAACGGTCACCGACCTCTACGCCATGGTGCTGGCGGAAGTCGAGGCGCCGCTGCTCACTGCGGTCATGGACCACGTCGACGGCAATCAGACGCGCGCCGCCGACATGCTGGGGCTCAACCGCGGCACGCTGCGCAAGAAACTCAAGCAGTACGACCTGATCTGA